From Flavipsychrobacter sp., a single genomic window includes:
- a CDS encoding T9SS type A sorting domain-containing protein: MKKIVLITSAILLSIGATAQEWLRDIDTKPVNINDLIKAHEAKKQANSSNDEEEGDGYHFDRWAWYWSHHTDKDGYIVSPIKKVQEWQKWQHAKNLIASVSKTTADDSKWAFQGPDQTPGGYNGIGRINIVEFHPTDTNTFWIGSAGGGAWKTTNNGLNWTPVNDKFPVLGVSDIDFNPLNPNTIYICTGDRDASDTYSVGVLKSTDGGVTWDTTGLQWKIKDFRLANSLLVNRLDTSSLTLGASDGIYKSYDAGKTWSKRQNGDFKEIVYHPTDTSIIYAAGLDPIGTRQVFRSKDGGNSWNMQTGFSGNSRVHIAATPANVSIVRAVVVNGSNGLQGIYESTDTGKTFVEIFNDSSCKRNILASAPKGDKCGGQGWYDISIAISPIDPNEMVIGGVNTWYSQNGGRQWTIASQWTSNLPGIKVVHADKHYHRYHPLRKNELYECNDGGIYKTSDPSSNLWTDLSNGLGITQFYRLAVSPVASFAVCGAQDNGSIQVFNNKTYNNLTGGDGMDCQMNPIDSNIIYTSIQYGELRRSTDGGANFKDIQANIPGKPKGAWVTPFILHPNDPSIIIAGYNQVFVSADTGNNWTAISNPHSSNIHRIAMTPADNDNIYIVVRDSVYNSPNFGSSWSYLPGMPSGTVSDIHVDPWDPSHVWATHSGFGNNKVLDYRQSTGWVNHKAGLPDVPVNCIVIDSADGTKYIGTDLGVFYMDTSMTQWESFSNDLPNVEVFDIEINNTTNEVWIATYGRGAWKSPKHKYTPPTNGINTIPLALDVISIYPNPSKGHFNINTKNETLKGNNATVKIINMTGSVIWQNAVNFSNNGNVAITADLPKGNYIVEVIANNVVFAKNKMTVL; encoded by the coding sequence ATGAAAAAAATAGTTTTAATAACGAGTGCTATACTACTTAGCATAGGTGCTACTGCGCAAGAGTGGTTGAGGGATATAGATACAAAACCTGTCAATATCAATGACCTTATAAAAGCTCACGAAGCTAAAAAACAAGCTAACAGTAGTAATGATGAGGAAGAAGGAGACGGTTACCATTTTGACAGATGGGCTTGGTATTGGTCTCATCATACGGATAAGGATGGCTATATAGTTTCACCTATAAAGAAGGTACAGGAATGGCAAAAATGGCAACATGCCAAAAACCTGATCGCTTCTGTATCTAAAACCACTGCCGACGATTCTAAATGGGCCTTTCAAGGACCTGACCAAACACCAGGTGGCTATAATGGGATAGGCAGGATAAATATAGTTGAATTTCACCCAACAGACACCAATACATTTTGGATAGGCAGTGCTGGTGGCGGGGCATGGAAAACGACTAACAATGGTTTAAACTGGACTCCTGTAAATGATAAATTCCCTGTACTAGGTGTTTCTGATATTGATTTTAATCCACTTAATCCTAATACAATATACATATGCACTGGTGACAGGGACGCTTCTGACACCTATAGCGTAGGTGTGTTAAAATCTACAGATGGTGGTGTTACTTGGGATACTACTGGGCTACAATGGAAAATAAAAGATTTCCGTTTAGCCAACAGTCTCCTTGTAAACCGATTAGATACCAGCTCTCTAACATTAGGTGCTAGTGACGGTATCTATAAATCATACGATGCAGGAAAAACATGGAGCAAGAGACAAAACGGCGATTTTAAAGAAATTGTGTATCACCCTACAGATACTAGTATAATATACGCTGCGGGGTTAGACCCTATTGGAACAAGACAAGTATTTCGCTCAAAAGACGGCGGAAATAGCTGGAATATGCAAACTGGATTTAGTGGTAACAGCAGAGTTCATATAGCTGCAACACCTGCTAATGTAAGTATAGTTAGAGCCGTTGTTGTTAATGGCAGTAACGGTCTACAAGGCATTTATGAATCTACAGATACAGGAAAAACATTTGTTGAAATTTTCAATGATAGTAGCTGTAAAAGAAACATTTTAGCAAGTGCGCCAAAAGGTGATAAATGTGGCGGACAAGGCTGGTACGATATATCTATAGCTATTAGCCCAATCGACCCTAACGAAATGGTAATAGGCGGTGTAAACACTTGGTACTCTCAAAACGGCGGAAGACAATGGACCATAGCTAGCCAATGGACAAGCAACCTACCTGGTATAAAAGTAGTACATGCCGATAAACATTACCATAGATATCACCCTTTACGCAAGAATGAACTATACGAATGTAACGATGGAGGCATCTATAAAACCTCAGACCCTAGCAGCAACTTATGGACGGATCTATCTAACGGATTAGGCATAACTCAATTCTACCGTCTAGCTGTTAGCCCAGTAGCCAGCTTTGCTGTTTGTGGCGCCCAAGACAATGGCTCTATACAGGTCTTCAACAACAAAACATATAACAACCTTACGGGAGGAGATGGCATGGACTGTCAAATGAACCCTATAGACAGTAATATCATCTATACTTCGATACAATATGGAGAATTAAGACGCTCTACAGACGGTGGTGCCAATTTTAAAGACATTCAGGCAAACATACCTGGCAAACCTAAAGGAGCTTGGGTTACACCTTTTATTCTTCACCCTAACGATCCTTCAATAATAATTGCAGGATATAATCAAGTATTTGTTTCTGCAGATACTGGTAATAACTGGACTGCTATATCGAACCCACACTCCTCCAATATACACCGTATAGCAATGACACCTGCTGACAATGACAATATATACATAGTAGTGAGGGATAGTGTTTACAACTCTCCAAATTTTGGTAGCAGTTGGTCTTATTTACCAGGCATGCCTAGCGGTACAGTATCCGACATACATGTAGACCCTTGGGATCCTTCGCATGTTTGGGCTACGCACAGTGGCTTTGGCAACAACAAAGTGCTAGATTACAGACAATCCACAGGCTGGGTAAACCATAAAGCAGGATTGCCAGACGTACCGGTAAACTGTATCGTAATAGATAGTGCAGATGGTACAAAATACATAGGTACAGATCTAGGTGTATTCTATATGGATACCAGCATGACACAATGGGAATCTTTTAGCAATGACCTCCCTAACGTAGAAGTATTTGACATAGAAATAAACAATACTACTAACGAAGTTTGGATAGCGACTTATGGTAGAGGTGCTTGGAAGTCTCCTAAGCACAAATACACCCCACCTACTAATGGTATTAACACAATTCCTTTAGCACTAGATGTTATTTCCATTTACCCCAACCCTAGTAAAGGGCATTTCAATATCAACACGAAAAATGAAACGCTAAAAGGAAACAATGCTACAGTAAAGATCATAAACATGACAGGAAGTGTTATATGGCAAAATGCTGTTAACTTTAGTAATAATGGCAATGTTGCCATCACAGCAGATTTACCGAAAGGAAACTACATTGTAGAAGTTATTGCCAACAATGTGGTGTTTGCAAAAAACAAAATGACTGTATTATAA
- the recN gene encoding DNA repair protein RecN, whose amino-acid sequence MLQKLVIKNYAIIDELTFTPDSQLNVITGETGAGKSIIIGALSLILGARADTTVLINKEEKCIVEATFDVRGNKVFRALLTKNELDEEDDCVIRREINKNGKSRAFINDTPVNLTQLNDLTSYLVDLHQQFDHLALADNDFQMNVLDAVAENSKLKEMYRQVFSSYTVSKQELASLKIQQAEIQKEYDYKHFLFEELSQASFTKDEIENAEQQLKQVENAEHIHAAMQQAIVFLEEGETPVINELRRVSQSLEAVSKYASGLDAITKRLNSAQIELKDIVEEIEALRSDISVDDELMHQLSERVDLGYKLLKKHSVNSTNQLLEIQEKLSEDLGQSVDLENKINTLEKELAKLYDSLIVEAKKLTKSRASVVDNLVDQLNSLLVLVGMPNARLSIDLIEQEEPTIKGKDDVAFLFDANKSGQFNPMHKVASGGEMSRIMLCIKSIIAKAVKLPTLIFDEVDTGISGEAAKQVGILLKDLSALHQVICITHQPQIAARGSRHFYVYKEEGSTGKIKTNIRVLEKEERVNVIASMIGGDNPSSATIKNAKELIAQ is encoded by the coding sequence ATGTTACAGAAACTAGTCATAAAGAATTATGCCATAATTGATGAGCTGACGTTTACACCCGATAGTCAGCTAAATGTGATAACTGGTGAAACAGGTGCAGGTAAAAGTATTATAATAGGAGCATTGTCTTTAATTCTTGGTGCAAGGGCAGATACAACGGTGTTGATCAATAAAGAGGAAAAATGTATCGTTGAAGCTACATTTGATGTGAGGGGGAATAAAGTTTTTCGTGCCTTATTGACTAAAAATGAACTGGATGAAGAGGATGATTGTGTGATAAGGAGAGAGATAAACAAAAACGGGAAATCCAGAGCATTTATAAATGATACACCTGTTAACTTAACGCAGTTAAACGACCTTACTTCTTATTTGGTTGATCTTCATCAGCAGTTCGATCATCTGGCACTTGCAGATAATGATTTTCAAATGAACGTTCTTGACGCTGTAGCTGAAAATAGTAAGTTGAAAGAGATGTATAGGCAAGTGTTTAGCAGCTATACGGTTTCAAAACAGGAGTTAGCATCATTGAAAATACAGCAGGCTGAAATACAAAAGGAATATGATTATAAACATTTTCTTTTTGAGGAACTAAGCCAAGCCTCTTTTACAAAAGATGAGATTGAGAATGCTGAGCAGCAACTCAAGCAAGTGGAAAATGCTGAGCATATACATGCTGCTATGCAGCAGGCTATAGTCTTTTTAGAAGAAGGTGAAACACCTGTAATTAATGAATTGAGAAGGGTATCGCAATCATTAGAAGCGGTAAGTAAGTATGCTTCAGGTTTAGACGCAATCACTAAAAGGTTGAACTCTGCACAAATAGAATTAAAAGATATAGTAGAGGAGATAGAGGCATTAAGAAGTGATATTTCAGTTGATGATGAACTTATGCATCAACTGAGCGAGCGGGTAGACCTAGGATATAAGCTATTGAAAAAACATAGTGTAAATAGCACAAATCAGCTTTTAGAAATACAAGAAAAGCTAAGTGAAGACTTAGGACAAAGTGTTGATCTGGAAAACAAAATAAATACGCTAGAAAAAGAGTTGGCTAAACTTTATGATAGCTTAATAGTAGAAGCAAAAAAGCTTACGAAGAGTAGAGCCAGTGTTGTAGATAATTTAGTTGACCAGTTGAATAGCTTGCTCGTATTAGTAGGCATGCCTAATGCAAGGTTATCCATTGATTTGATAGAGCAAGAAGAGCCTACCATAAAAGGGAAAGATGATGTTGCTTTTCTTTTTGACGCTAACAAAAGTGGACAATTCAATCCCATGCACAAGGTTGCTTCGGGTGGGGAGATGAGTCGTATCATGCTTTGCATTAAATCTATTATTGCAAAGGCTGTTAAATTGCCAACATTGATATTTGATGAGGTTGATACAGGAATATCCGGTGAGGCAGCCAAGCAGGTTGGTATATTGCTGAAAGACCTATCTGCATTGCATCAGGTAATATGTATTACTCACCAACCTCAGATAGCGGCAAGAGGGTCAAGACATTTTTATGTGTATAAGGAAGAGGGGAGCACAGGTAAAATAAAAACGAATATAAGAGTGCTGGAAAAAGAAGAAAGAGTCAATGTTATAGCAAGTATGATAGGGGGTGATAACCCTAGCTCTGCTACTATAAAAAATGCAAAAGAGTTAATAGCACAATAA
- a CDS encoding class I SAM-dependent rRNA methyltransferase produces MTKFFLRKKVGDRIANGHPWVFANELGDNTGTYNAGDIVELYSYNGSFVGKGYINPKSAIRIRLLTYNKEEQIDKQFFLNKIEKAQAYRETLSFTDNYRLIHAEGDGLPGLIIDRYGDYFVIQIQTLGIEVWKGAIVDAIKQLFNPKGIYTRNDLGSRKIEGLDTQSAFLTPAFDTLIKIKEHNLSFTVDVAHGERTGYFLDQHFNRSAIQPIVRGKNVLDAFCNTGSFSIHAAHYGAKEVLGLDIEQEAVNMAKKNAQLNNYEQICRFEQANAFDVLREQVNNHKKYDVVILNPPSFASSRQKIDTALNGYKEINRRGMQLIKPGGFLVTSSSSNLISLEDFNHCITNAAKDSKRQVRVVYYNTQSADHPIAWQIPTTQHLHFYILQIN; encoded by the coding sequence ATGACTAAGTTTTTTCTGAGAAAGAAAGTTGGTGATAGAATAGCAAATGGCCACCCTTGGGTGTTTGCCAACGAACTGGGCGATAATACCGGCACTTATAATGCAGGAGATATTGTGGAGCTCTATTCCTACAACGGCTCTTTTGTTGGCAAAGGTTACATTAACCCAAAATCTGCTATTCGTATCAGGTTACTTACTTACAACAAAGAAGAACAAATTGACAAGCAGTTTTTCCTAAATAAAATAGAAAAAGCACAAGCATATAGAGAAACTCTTTCGTTTACAGATAATTATCGTTTAATACATGCTGAAGGAGATGGCCTACCAGGTCTGATCATTGATAGATATGGCGACTATTTTGTTATACAAATACAAACATTAGGGATTGAGGTTTGGAAAGGCGCTATTGTTGATGCTATAAAACAACTCTTCAACCCCAAGGGCATTTATACACGTAATGATTTAGGAAGCCGTAAAATTGAAGGCTTAGATACACAAAGTGCTTTTTTAACTCCAGCATTTGACACTTTAATAAAAATAAAAGAACATAACCTTTCATTTACTGTAGACGTAGCCCATGGCGAACGCACAGGTTATTTCCTTGATCAACACTTCAATAGGTCTGCAATACAACCAATAGTAAGAGGGAAAAATGTTTTAGACGCCTTTTGCAATACAGGGTCATTTTCTATACATGCGGCTCATTATGGAGCCAAAGAAGTATTGGGCTTAGATATAGAGCAGGAAGCTGTCAATATGGCTAAGAAAAATGCACAACTCAATAATTATGAGCAGATTTGTCGCTTCGAACAAGCTAATGCCTTCGATGTGCTGCGAGAGCAAGTAAATAATCACAAAAAATATGATGTGGTTATTCTTAATCCTCCTTCATTTGCCAGCAGCAGGCAAAAAATTGATACTGCTCTTAATGGTTATAAAGAAATAAACCGAAGGGGTATGCAATTGATAAAACCGGGAGGTTTTTTAGTTACGTCTTCCTCTAGCAACCTTATCTCACTTGAAGACTTCAACCACTGCATAACAAATGCTGCAAAAGATAGTAAAAGACAAGTCAGGGTTGTATACTATAACACTCAATCTGCAGACCACCCAATAGCATGGCAGATACCTACCACACAGCATTTACATTTCTATATACTACAGATAAACTAA
- the secA gene encoding preprotein translocase subunit SecA — MIGFLSKIFGGSKSDKDVKLLTPKVAEINKIYEQLHSLSNDELRNKTSEFRSKIKDALSDINNEIAAKKAEAVDHPEADLQNRESIYQEVDKLIKKKDEQLEVVLDELLPEAFAVIKETSRRFSENKEIIATATDLDKDFAVEKDHIRIEGDKVIYNNSWNAAGNTVVWNMVHYDVQLIGGMVLHQGKIAEMATGEGKTLVSTLPAYLNALSGEGVHIVTVNDYLARRDQEWNAPIFEFLGLRTDCIDKHQPSSEERKHAYKADIIYGTNNEFGFDYLRDNMVHSPEEMVQRKHHYAMVDEVDSVLIDDARTPLIIAGPIPRSDEHQFHQLKPRIQKLVEAQRKVINANLTEAKKLIASGNVDKEGGGLHLYRAHRGLPKNKALIKYLSEEGNRQILQKTEYHYLGEQQRHMPKVDVDLLFTIDEKNNSVDLTNKGIALITESGEDPDFFILPDIGSELAEIEKKEVDAEEKAKLKDHLLQDYAIKSERIHSIQQLLKAYTLFEKDDEYVVMDGKVKIVDEQTGRIMEGRRYSDGLHQAIEAKEDVQVEAATQTHATVTLQNYFRMYHKLAGMTGTAETEAGELWEIYKLDVVGIPTNVPIARNDQQDLVYKTTREKYKAVIDEIEALRAVGRPVLVGTTSVEISELLSRMLQQKKIPHQVLNAKQHASEATVVQEAGKAGNVTIATNMAGRGTDIKLGEGVKEAGGLAIIGTERHESRRVDRQLRGRAGRQGDPGSSQFFISLEDDLMRLFQSDRIAGMMDKLGHKEGEVLQHSMITKSIERAQKKVEENNFGIRKRLLEYDDVMNSQRDVIYKRRRHALFGDRLSIDLDNAMYDVCTDIALQAEEHRDYETFKLEAMKHLAVEPNFITAEGFDKVDLNQVGDDLYHQVKEAYTRKSNTIAEIVHPTLQRVKQDNGDRVANIVIPFTDGVKGIQVYSELDEAIEGQGKPVIESLEKAITLSMIDEAWKDHLRAMDDLRTSVQMASYEQKDPLLIYKFEAFNLFKQMLLETNRNIVSFLLRANIPMEEAPQQAAEVPQHTDMSKMRMNKQEIDEAGQSYAADENDIYDSGEPVQRTPVQAGPKIGRNDPCPCGSGKKYKQCHGK; from the coding sequence ATGATCGGTTTTCTTTCTAAAATTTTCGGTGGCAGTAAGTCTGATAAAGACGTAAAGCTTTTAACTCCTAAGGTTGCCGAAATCAATAAAATATATGAACAACTACACTCTTTATCTAACGACGAACTTCGTAATAAGACCAGTGAGTTTCGTAGTAAAATAAAGGACGCTCTTAGCGATATCAATAATGAGATCGCGGCCAAAAAAGCCGAAGCTGTAGACCACCCTGAAGCTGACTTACAAAACCGAGAATCTATATATCAAGAAGTAGATAAGCTGATCAAAAAGAAAGATGAGCAGCTGGAAGTTGTTCTAGATGAGTTGCTCCCTGAGGCTTTTGCAGTAATAAAAGAAACTTCAAGACGCTTTAGTGAGAATAAAGAAATTATAGCTACAGCAACAGACCTAGATAAAGACTTTGCCGTAGAGAAAGACCATATACGTATAGAAGGTGATAAGGTTATATATAATAACTCATGGAATGCCGCAGGTAATACTGTAGTGTGGAACATGGTACACTACGATGTACAGCTAATAGGTGGTATGGTATTGCACCAAGGGAAGATAGCAGAGATGGCTACGGGTGAAGGTAAAACACTAGTATCTACACTACCAGCTTACCTTAATGCACTTTCGGGAGAAGGAGTACATATAGTTACAGTCAATGACTATCTGGCACGACGTGACCAAGAGTGGAATGCACCAATATTTGAATTCTTAGGATTAAGAACAGATTGTATTGACAAGCACCAACCTAGCTCTGAAGAACGTAAGCATGCTTATAAAGCGGATATCATATATGGTACCAATAACGAATTTGGTTTTGACTACCTACGTGACAACATGGTACATAGCCCTGAAGAGATGGTGCAGCGTAAACACCACTATGCAATGGTCGATGAGGTGGATAGCGTATTGATAGATGACGCACGTACACCACTTATCATCGCAGGTCCTATACCTCGTAGTGATGAACATCAATTCCACCAGCTTAAACCTCGTATCCAAAAACTAGTAGAGGCTCAGCGTAAAGTAATCAACGCCAACTTAACAGAAGCGAAGAAGCTAATAGCTTCAGGCAATGTAGATAAAGAAGGTGGTGGTCTTCATTTATATAGAGCTCATAGAGGTTTACCTAAAAACAAAGCTTTAATTAAATACTTAAGTGAAGAGGGTAACCGCCAAATACTACAAAAAACAGAATACCACTACCTAGGCGAGCAACAAAGACACATGCCTAAAGTAGATGTAGACTTATTGTTTACCATAGACGAGAAGAACAATAGTGTAGACCTAACCAATAAAGGTATTGCACTCATAACCGAGTCTGGTGAAGATCCTGACTTCTTCATTCTTCCTGACATAGGCTCAGAGTTAGCAGAAATAGAGAAGAAAGAAGTTGATGCGGAAGAAAAAGCAAAATTAAAAGACCATTTACTTCAAGACTATGCTATCAAGTCTGAAAGGATACACTCTATACAACAACTCCTGAAAGCATATACGTTGTTTGAAAAAGATGACGAGTATGTAGTTATGGATGGTAAAGTGAAGATCGTTGACGAGCAGACTGGGCGTATCATGGAAGGCCGTAGATATAGTGACGGACTACACCAAGCGATCGAAGCTAAAGAAGACGTTCAGGTAGAGGCTGCTACGCAAACACACGCAACAGTAACGCTACAAAACTACTTCCGTATGTACCACAAACTAGCGGGTATGACGGGTACTGCAGAAACTGAAGCAGGTGAGCTATGGGAGATCTACAAATTAGACGTAGTAGGCATACCTACTAACGTACCAATAGCGCGTAACGACCAACAAGACTTGGTATATAAAACCACCCGTGAGAAATATAAAGCCGTTATTGACGAAATTGAAGCACTTAGGGCTGTTGGCAGACCCGTACTTGTAGGTACAACATCGGTAGAGATATCCGAACTACTTAGCCGTATGCTACAGCAAAAGAAGATACCGCACCAAGTACTAAACGCGAAACAACACGCAAGTGAAGCTACTGTAGTACAAGAAGCGGGTAAAGCTGGTAATGTGACCATAGCTACCAACATGGCTGGTCGTGGTACGGACATCAAATTAGGCGAGGGTGTGAAAGAAGCTGGAGGTTTAGCTATTATCGGTACAGAAAGACATGAGAGCCGTCGTGTAGATAGACAGCTTCGTGGTCGTGCCGGTCGTCAAGGAGATCCTGGTTCTTCTCAGTTCTTTATTTCTTTAGAAGATGATCTAATGCGTTTATTCCAATCAGACCGTATTGCAGGAATGATGGATAAATTAGGCCATAAAGAAGGTGAAGTGTTACAACACAGCATGATCACCAAATCGATAGAACGTGCTCAAAAGAAAGTAGAAGAAAACAACTTTGGCATACGTAAGCGTCTACTAGAGTATGATGATGTAATGAACTCTCAACGTGACGTTATTTACAAACGTCGTAGACACGCCTTATTTGGAGACCGTCTTTCTATTGACCTTGACAATGCAATGTATGATGTATGTACTGACATAGCACTACAAGCTGAAGAACATAGAGATTACGAAACCTTTAAGCTAGAGGCGATGAAGCACTTAGCTGTTGAGCCTAATTTCATTACTGCTGAAGGTTTTGACAAAGTAGACCTTAACCAAGTAGGAGATGATCTTTACCATCAAGTAAAAGAGGCATATACGAGAAAGAGCAACACTATAGCAGAGATCGTACACCCTACTCTACAGCGAGTAAAACAAGACAATGGCGACAGAGTTGCCAATATCGTTATTCCATTTACCGACGGCGTAAAAGGCATACAAGTATATTCTGAGCTAGATGAGGCTATTGAAGGACAAGGTAAACCTGTGATAGAGTCTTTAGAGAAAGCAATTACACTTTCTATGATAGATGAAGCTTGGAAAGATCACCTTAGAGCAATGGATGACTTACGTACATCGGTACAGATGGCATCGTACGAGCAAAAAGACCCACTATTGATCTATAAGTTTGAAGCTTTCAATCTGTTCAAACAAATGTTGCTAGAAACGAATAGGAATATCGTATCCTTCCTACTTCGTGCCAACATACCAATGGAAGAAGCACCTCAACAAGCTGCTGAAGTACCTCAACATACTGACATGAGTAAAATGAGGATGAATAAGCAAGAGATTGATGAGGCCGGACAAAGCTATGCCGCTGATGAAAATGACATTTATGATAGTGGCGAACCTGTACAACGCACTCCTGTACAAGCAGGCCCCAAGATAGGACGTAATGATCCTTGCCCTTGTGGAAGCGGAAAAAAATACAAGCAATGCCACGGCAAATAG
- a CDS encoding DUF6580 family putative transport protein produces the protein MMNRKYTNIAIAAGLILIAVAARIANTEAHIYNFAPVAALGLFSGAVVKDKRFAFLFTLIAQLISDLYIQLFTGMDGFYGISQLFVYGGMMLVTLLGTKMGQPKALKIFGYSIAGSAIFFIVSNLGVWLQGWYGVTFSGLVVTFTNALPFYTEMGTRLFVNSFVGDLIFSGVLFGAYAVLQQTMSKRLVKEKAQ, from the coding sequence ATGATGAATAGAAAATATACAAACATCGCCATTGCTGCTGGCTTGATATTGATCGCAGTAGCTGCACGTATTGCTAATACAGAAGCACATATCTACAACTTTGCACCTGTTGCCGCATTAGGATTATTTAGTGGCGCAGTAGTAAAAGATAAGCGTTTTGCTTTCTTATTTACTTTGATCGCTCAGTTGATATCAGACCTATACATCCAACTATTCACTGGTATGGATGGCTTCTATGGTATATCACAGCTATTTGTATATGGAGGTATGATGTTGGTAACACTTCTTGGCACTAAGATGGGACAGCCTAAAGCATTAAAAATATTCGGTTACTCTATCGCTGGTTCTGCTATCTTCTTCATTGTTTCTAATCTTGGTGTTTGGTTACAAGGTTGGTACGGAGTAACATTTAGTGGACTAGTTGTTACTTTTACTAATGCACTACCTTTCTATACAGAAATGGGCACAAGACTATTTGTTAACTCTTTTGTTGGCGATTTAATATTTAGCGGTGTTCTATTTGGCGCTTATGCTGTTTTACAACAAACTATGTCAAAACGATTAGTAAAGGAAAAAGCTCAATAA